Genomic window (Heliomicrobium undosum):
CTGCGGAAAGCTTTTCTGCCGGAAAACCGTTGATGACAAGAACATCGAGCATCTTCAGCGATTGCGCTGTCTCGGGGATGTCCGCCTCTGAAAGGTGCTGCACGCGGTGCAGCGATTGCGCGTTTTCCCGGCGAAGGCTGCCCAGAAAGTCGGCTGTGGTCGCTTGTTCGGAAAGAACGCCGATCAGCTTGTCCCCTGTATTCAACCCGCGGCCGCCCACTTTTTCCTCGGCGATCAGAAGGCCCTCGTCGCTCTCCAGCCGGACGACAATGTTCGGCATAGAAATTTGCTCTGATCCAAACAGCGTATAGGTCTTCGTCTCTCCCGCATCGAGAGAGACCGGCAATACGTGATACCCTACCTGCGGTTGGGTATCCTTCATGGCCAAACGCAGGAGACCTTTTAGCGGAGCGCCGTTGTTTGACACCTTGACCCGGATGGGAATGAGGTGATAGGGCTTGTAGTCGCCACCGTAGCCAGGGACGACATGGAGCCGGACAGGTTCCGCAACAACTGTTCCGGCCTGAACCGGCACAGTTGGCGCCGGCGCAGCCGTAGCAGCCATAGGCGCCGCAGCGGCCGGCATCATCGCCGCAGGAAACAAAACCGAAAGAAGGGCCGTAACCGCCGCAAAACGGGCGAGGGAGGCACACATCCCATTCCGTTGTTCCCTCAACATCGCACCACCGCCTTCATCTTCTCTTCATAGAGACGCAGCGCGCGACAAAAAGGTTGCTTCGACGGTCTGTTTTCTTTACAATTTTTTCATCAGGATCATAGCCGTCCCAGGGCCGGCGCAGGCTAACAGGGACGGCTCCCGAAGAAGCAAGCATGAATGCTCAATTCGAAGAACCGTTCTTAGAAGGGGCTTGATAGAATTGAATAAGATCAACCTGCGCGAATACCTGCTTGTCCTTGCCGGCGCATTCCTTTTTGCTTTTGGCACCCGGGCCTTCATCCTACCATCCAAGTTGGCGCCAGGCGGAGTGGCCGGCCTGGCGACGATCGTCTACTACCTGACTCACCTGTCGCCGGGCATCATCATGTCGCTGCTCAACTTCCCCCTCTATGTCCTGGCCTACCGGAAGATCAACCGGGAGTTCGTCGTCAAGACCTTTATCGCGGTGACCATGTCCTCTTTGTTTATCGACTGGCTCCAATACCTGCCCGATTTCTCGACGCAAAACATCCTATTGAACGCCCTCTACGGCGGCTTGATCTACGGTTCCGGCGTCGGCTTGATCCTTCGCGTCGGCGGCAGCCTGGGCGGCGTCAACATCCTCGCCAAGATCTACTCCGTTCGCGCCGGCGTTTCTTTTGGCACCCTGAACCTGGCTTTGAACTCCGTGATCGTCCTCCTGTCAGGGTTGACGGTCGGGCACGAGGCTGCCATGTACACGATCGTAGCTTTTTACGCCTCGAACCGTGTTGCCGACTTCATCCAGGAAGGTCTACCAAAAAAGGCGGTCACCATCATCTCCAGCGACGCCGAGCAGATCGCCACGGCGATCATGGGCGAGTTAGGACGTGGTGTGACCTTCCTGAAAGGGGAGGGCGCCTTCACCCACGACGACAAGAACATCATCCTCTGCGCCATCGAGCCGAACCAACTGTTCGCCCTGAAGCGCACCATCTACGGGATCGATCCCCAAGCCTTTTTGATCATATCGGACGCCAAGGAGATCCTCGGTCGAGGGTTTAAGTCCCTGAGGCCTACGACATAATTATTTTTAGCCACCAATTAGATTCCGCCTAAAAAAAGAAAGGGTGTCATTATGGGTTTGTTAGAACAGATTGATGAACGCGGTAAAGAGATTTCTACAGATTCCTACTCTATGTCAGTCGGTGAATTGCTGACAATGTATAAGGATGGAGACTTGGTGCTACGCCCGGAATTTCAGCGTTTCTTTCGGTGGTCTCCAGAACAAAAGTCTCGCCTTGTGGAATCACTGCTGTTGGGGATCCCCATCCCGTCGATTTTTGTTTCCCAACGGCACGATGGAAAGTGGGAAGTCATTGACGGTCTCCAACGACTGTCCACTTTATTTGAATTAGCCGGAGAATTACGCAATCCGGACGGAGAAAAAAGACCGCCTCTTGTGTTGACAAAAACAAAATATCTAACTGACCTAAAAGACCTTCAATGGGAAAGCGAGGACAAGTCAAAACAATTTCCGGAAGAAGCAAAACGCCGTATCAAGCGTTCTAGAATTGATGTGAACATCGTCTTAAGCACGAGCGATTTATCAGCGAAGTACGAGCTTTTTCAACGGTTAAACACAGGTGGATCACTCGCGACTGATCAGGAAGTAAGAAATGCCATACTTGTTATGATCAATCGTGAGTTCTTTTCTTGGATTACAGACCTCGCGGGTCGTGATTATTTCCGAAAGTGTATTCCTTTAACGGATCGTGCGCTCGAAGAACAATTTGATCTTGAACTCGTTACGCGGTTCGTTGTTCTATCCTCCCTTGATATGGATGCGCTTCGGGATATGGATGAACTCGGCGCTTTCTTGACAGACAAAATTGTGGAGATGGCAGAAGATGCCTCCTTCGATAAAGATAGAATCACATTGGCATTTCAACGAACTTTTGATACCCTATCCCGCATTTTCGGGGAACACAGCTTTAAAAAATTTGACGAAACTAAACAGCAAGCCACGGGAGCGATGTTAATCTCGATTTTTGAAGTTCTTGCAATAGGCATCGGCACTTTTGCAGGGGATCCGGCTTACGTGATACCCTATGAAAAGATTAGAGAGCTTCACCGGCGTCTCGCGAAGGAGATTCGGTTTACTTCGGCAGCCGGATCTGGAATTAGAGCGTCAACCAGAATTCCCAACACAGTAGGTTTAGGACGTGAATTTTTTGCGCCATGAAAATTCGCAGCCAAACAGAACTACAAGACTTTTTGGATCAGTCTCTTTCCAAACGAAAGCGTGAATTGACCACCCTGCGATTTATATTATTACAGTGCAAACGTACCCACGAGAGAGATACGTTGCTCCGGGCGACGCTTCCAATGTTGTACGCCCATTGGGAAGGCTTTATCAAGGAATCCTCTATTGCCTATCTGGATTATGTTTTGCGCCAGGGAATACCGTTGGGAAATTTAACGCGGAATTTTATCGCCTTAACATTACGCGGGAAAATCGTTTCTGCTGGATTATCAAAAAAGAATCAAGTTCATAAGGAGCTTATCGATTTGATTCTCGACCACGCCAAACACGTTGCATCATACAATCCGAATGAGGTCATCGACACGCAATCGAACCTCTCATCCAATGTCTTGCGAGACATAATGCACACGGTTGGCATAAACTTTGATAATATGTGGCAAAAAAAAGTTCCTCTTATCGATCACCAGCTATTAAAAAGCCGGAACGAAATTGCTCATGGTGAACTCGTTCCAGTAGATGTAACGCTCTATGAGCAGCTGCATAAATTTGTAATTGAAAGCCTGGAACAATACAAAACGGCATTGGAAAATGCTGTAGCATTGGAAGCATACAAACACTCGATTTGATTAATGTTACTTTTCTAGTTTTTAAAAGACAAAAACAAGAGCGGAGAAAGAATCTTTCATCCGCTCTTCACAGCCGCTTATTCCGATTTAAGAAACTACTTGGACAACACCGGCGTCTGGGACCTTCCCCAGAGCCGGTTCCACCAGCCCTTGACGCCGCGCTTGCTCTGTTCCATCTGCATCTTCTGACGCCACTTGATGATCATCTCCGTCGAGCGGTCAACGGAACGACGCACACCGTCGACAGAGGCCTTGACATCGTCGAGGCGCCGTTCCAACGTCTGAGCGCCGCTCTGCTGGGCGCTGACCATCTGGCCCACCGTCTCGCTCACTTCCACCATCAGCTTCTTCACCTCGCCCATGGTGGACTGGTTGTCCACCGACAACTTGTGAACGAAGGCCTGGCGCATCTCCGCGTCAGACTGGCTGGCGGCCACCTCCTGGAGCGTGGAGCGCATGTCGTCAAAGACGGTGTCCACATTGTGCTGCCAGGCGTCCAACCCGGAGCGGAACTCGTCCAATCCCTGATTCATCCCCTGGCGGACGCGCTCCATCGATGTCCGCAATTCACCGTTCACACTCTGCTGCAGGTTGACCACCCGGCCCTCGACCTTGCTCAAGTGCTGGTGAAAGCCTTTTTTCAGGCCCAAGACATCGGACTGCACCTCCACGATCTGCTGAAGCATCTGTTCCAGCCGATCTTCCAGAAGCCCATCGGCGCGTTGTTCCTCCCGCGGGAGAGAGCGCAACAATTGGATCAGTTCCTGGGTGGATTCCTTAAACTCCCTCCAATCGACGGCTAAGGCCTGCGCCTCTGCCGTCATCTCCTGCGGCATGCCGTTCACTAAGGACGTCCTCTCGGGGTCAGGGTATGCCCCTTCTCCCGTTTGCGCTCCCGGCTTGACCGCCGAAGCGGCAACCGCTCCCGCCGTCATCGACGGCGCCACCAGCGCAACCGGCACGGCCGCCTCAGCCGATTCGCCCACCAGGGCCGGCTGCTCCCCTTCCAACCCAAGAAGGCTGGACTGGACCCCACGACGCCGCGCAAATTCCCGCAAAGCCTCCAGCGGGATCAGGTACTTGAACCCTCCCGGGACTTTCTGCTGCCTCGCGGCCAGATCGCCGCGATGGATCGCATCCCGCAGGGTGTACCGTTGCAATCCCGTCACTTTGGCGGCTTGAACAACCGTCAACTCATCGGGCAGATTCATGCTTCCTGCTCCCTCCTTCTCAACCACCTATTCGACAGAGCTTTTCCATATCCTTCCAATCTATCCTGTTTATATCAAAAAATTCCTTTCCTGGCAACGTTTTTTTTACGTTTAAAAAAGAAAAAGCAGGCTCTTGCACACCTGCTCCTTTTTCCCAAGAATGTATCGTCCTATGACTCTTGTTCCGGACCAAACCGGTTGTAACCAGGCCTATCCGCCATGAAGGCTTGTCCCGCTCCCTAGCAGGCCGCCTCATAGGCCGTGATGATCTTGCGCAGCACCTCTTCCCGATCATCAGGGTTGTGGACAAAATCCAAGCGGCCCACTTCGATCGTCAGCAGTTCTCCGCCTTTGTAGTTCCGGTAGTTGTTCTCGTAAAACAGGTTCAGCATGGCCCAATATTCCCGTTCAACCGTCAACTCGTCGTCCCGGCCGCGCATGCGGATGCGGCGGATCGCCTCGTCCGTATCGGCTTTCAAGTACACCATCAGCCGGGGGGGTGTCAGGCCCTCCAACATGCTGTTCAACAGGTTTTCATAGACGCTGAACTCCTCCACCGTCAGGTAGCCCTGCTCACGGTACATGCGGGCAAAAATACCGTCCGAATAGATGGAACGATCCATGATGGCCCTATTAGTCCCCGAGGCCTCCCGGTATTGTTTAAAGCGATTCGTCAAAAAGTTGATCTGCATCGGGAAGGCCCACCGCTCCCGGTCATGAAAAAACTTATGGAGCAGTTGATTCTCGTCCTCAAACAATTCACTAAAGGCGACCAGATCGAGCCTTTCCGCCAGGATATTGACCAGGCTGGACTTGCCGACGCCAGTCACCCCATCGATCACCAATTGCACCTTCGCTTCAGGCATACACCGCACTCCTTCATCCGAATACTATTCACTTTTATCAACCGGCCGCTCATCCGTCGCCGCTGACGCCTATGGCGCGTCACGAAACAGGTTGATGTTACTACACAGTTACTGAACAGATTCCTATAGCAACTGCACTCAACACTTCGCGAACAGGCAGCCCTTTCCCTTCTCCCTGGCCGATGATTCCGCCACTCTCCATTATTCCCATAAACGGCCATACACGCGATTGTGCAAAGCCTGAACCATCAATTAGACAACGGGCGATCGCCTATGCTATACTGAAAAAAGTCAAATCGATCCCCTTCTTTTGATTTTTATGGTAATTGATAATTCTTCCCGTGCATAAACATATTTGGTAAAGCAATGAGAAAGGAGGATTGTATCGCTTGGTGCTTGCACTCCCCCCCTCACCGGCGCAACTGGTCCAGGCGCTGTTCAGCGGCCTCTTGTTAGGCGTCACACTGGCTTTGCCTCTCGGTCCCATTGCCGTCGAAGTGTTGCGCAATTCCATGCGCTATGGCTTTTGGATGGGCTTGGCGGTCGGGACAGGGGCGATCATCGCTGACGGCTTCTACCTCCTAATCGTCCAATTCGGGCTGGTTCCCTTGTTGCAACAGCCGATCATCCGCACCGTCTTTGGACTGGCCAGCACGATCATCCTGCTGCTTCTCGGTTACTCCCTGTTCCGGCCTGGCAAACAGGTGGCCCGCGCCTCTTCCGGTTCTGTCGACGCCGTATCGGAAACAGCGCCTTCCCACAAAAGCGGCCTCTTTCCCTTAAAAGCGCTCTTCTCCGGCGCCTCCGGCAGCCGTTCTAAAAAGCAAGCCTTTTTAAACGGCATGATCCTCACCGGTTTAAACCCCTTCACCCTCACCCTCTGGATCGGCGTAGGCACGACCGCCGTCGCCAGTTGGAATTCCACCTCGCCCTTTCTCGGCCTTATATTCATCTTTGGTATTCTCTTCGGACAGGAAATCTGGTTTGCAGCGATCTCCCGGTTGGCCCGGACTCGCTTTTTCCAGTGGCAGATGCACATCCTTCCTAAAATCCAGAAAGCGTTCGGCCTCCTGATGATCGGCTTGGCCTTGGCCACCTTATACTGGACCTTGACTGGCTGATGCTACGCAATAGAGAACCCCCTGTCACGGCGATGGACCGGACAGGGGGTTCTTTTTGCTCTTCTCTTTTTGCCTCTTACTTGCCCAGTTGGCGCTTCAGCGCGGCCAGTTCGTCATCCACATCAGCGCCCTTGTCCAAGGACGCCAGTTCATCATCCAAGCTGGCGGAAGGACCGCGGGACAGTTCCTTGCTCGCCTCAGCCTTGGCTTCCAGGGATGCCACTTTTTCCTCCATGCGGTCAAAGCCGTGCCGCGCCGAACGGTTGTCAAATCCGCCCATCAGGTCATGAACCTGCTGAGTCGCTTTGGCGGCGTTGGCACGGGCGACGAGGGTGTCCCGGCGGGCTTTCAGCTTATCGAACTCGCTGCGCATGTCAGCCAGTTGCCGCTTCAGTTTCTCCGAAGTGGCCGAGTGGGTTTCGAATTGGGCCTTGAAATCATTCATCCGGGTTTCATGGTTTTTCTTGTCTTCAAGCGCCCGCCGGGCCAGGTCGTCGCGACCGGCGTTGATCGCCTTTACGGCGTCTTCCTGCCGCTTCTGCACCATCGCCTCCGCTTCCCGGTACTGGGCTTCAAACTTCTTGGTCACGGCGATCTGCTTGGCGATCGCATCGGAAGCGTCCCGAATGTCCTCTTCCATGTCCCGGAGGTACTGGTCAAGCATCTTTACCGGATCTTCCGCTTTGTCGAGAAGGGCATTGATATTGGACAGGGTGAGGTCTTTCAACCGTTTGAACAAGCTCATCAGGGCATCCTCCTTACATCATGTGGCAATCGTGAATCCGGCAGCATCCCCTGCTGGCGCGCGGCGCTTAACCGGCGACGATCGATACCTCAAAGGCATCGATCCAGCGTCCGTCATAATGGAAAAAGCGACCCTCCTGCCACTCGATCCGGTAGATTTCGCGCTGATCCGTCTCGAACTGCCAGTACATGACCGGACCGGTGCGGATAGGCGTCAGGCCGAGGGCGTCAACAGTCCCCTCTCCATTATAATCGAGAAAGAAATGCTTCCCGTCAAGGATATATTCGGTCTTTACCTCATTCACGTTGTCCGTGCGACCGGCAAAGGGGGTGATGACCACAGCCTTGTCCGGCACAGAGCGATCCAACAGCAGCCCCTGCCGCTGGCGTCCCGACTTCAGCCAGTACATCACCCAACCGGGCAGACTGTGATAGCTCACCTTTCCTTCGATCACCCAGTCCTCCAGATCGAGAGAGACAATATCGTTTACATCGAGGTCGAACAGCGTGCGCTCTCGCAGGACCGGCTTTCCGGCGTTGGTCTCCGATTCAAAGATCCGACGCATGCGATCAAAAAGGCTCACGGCCTCACCTCCTCTACCATCTTCTCATAAAAGAAGACTTCTGAAAACACTCTATGAGATGGCTGTCCCAACTTGTTCCACTTGCTTGAGCCGATTATACTAGAATCGCCGCCATTTTACATGAAAGGATGGGTTACCATGCAAAAAATGTGGAAAACGGGCGTGGCCGCCGTGGCGATGATGGCGCTCTTTACAGCCGCCGGATGTTCCAGCCCGGAGGACCAGAAAAAAACGCAAGAACCGCCGCAACAGACCAGCCCGGCCAAACCGGACAGTCCCAAGTCGTCCACGGCTGAACGGAACAATAAGTACCAAGCGCCGCCGTCCATGCAGATCGATCCGAAAAAGCAGTACACAGCGACTGTGCAAACCAATCGGGGCGCCTTCAAGATCGAATTGCTGGCCGCCGAAGCGCCGAAGACGGTCAACAACTTCGTCTTCCTGGCCCGTGAAGGCTACTTTGACGGCATCCGGTTTCACCGGATCATCAAGGACTTCATGATTCAGACGGGCGATCCCATGGGGAACGGAACCGGCGGACCCGGATACAAGTTCGCCGACGAACTGCCGCCCAAACTCTCCTACGGACCGGGCGTCGTCGCCATGGCCAACGCCGGCCCGAACACAAACGGCAGCCAGTTCTTCATCTGCAACGGCGAAAAAGCGAAAAACCTCAACCAGATGCCCAACTACACCGTCTTCGGCCGGGTCATCGACGGCATGGAAACGGTGCTCAAGATCTCCGACACGCCGGTGACCGCCGGCTTTGGCGGCGAGAAGAGCAAGCCCGCCGAGGAGATCATCATGGAAAGGGTCACCATCGAAGAGAAGTGACCGCATCGCGCTGCGCCGGACATCC
Coding sequences:
- a CDS encoding YitT family protein, with amino-acid sequence MNKINLREYLLVLAGAFLFAFGTRAFILPSKLAPGGVAGLATIVYYLTHLSPGIIMSLLNFPLYVLAYRKINREFVVKTFIAVTMSSLFIDWLQYLPDFSTQNILLNALYGGLIYGSGVGLILRVGGSLGGVNILAKIYSVRAGVSFGTLNLALNSVIVLLSGLTVGHEAAMYTIVAFYASNRVADFIQEGLPKKAVTIISSDAEQIATAIMGELGRGVTFLKGEGAFTHDDKNIILCAIEPNQLFALKRTIYGIDPQAFLIISDAKEILGRGFKSLRPTT
- a CDS encoding DUF262 domain-containing protein yields the protein MGLLEQIDERGKEISTDSYSMSVGELLTMYKDGDLVLRPEFQRFFRWSPEQKSRLVESLLLGIPIPSIFVSQRHDGKWEVIDGLQRLSTLFELAGELRNPDGEKRPPLVLTKTKYLTDLKDLQWESEDKSKQFPEEAKRRIKRSRIDVNIVLSTSDLSAKYELFQRLNTGGSLATDQEVRNAILVMINREFFSWITDLAGRDYFRKCIPLTDRALEEQFDLELVTRFVVLSSLDMDALRDMDELGAFLTDKIVEMAEDASFDKDRITLAFQRTFDTLSRIFGEHSFKKFDETKQQATGAMLISIFEVLAIGIGTFAGDPAYVIPYEKIRELHRRLAKEIRFTSAAGSGIRASTRIPNTVGLGREFFAP
- a CDS encoding MAE_28990/MAE_18760 family HEPN-like nuclease; translation: MKIRSQTELQDFLDQSLSKRKRELTTLRFILLQCKRTHERDTLLRATLPMLYAHWEGFIKESSIAYLDYVLRQGIPLGNLTRNFIALTLRGKIVSAGLSKKNQVHKELIDLILDHAKHVASYNPNEVIDTQSNLSSNVLRDIMHTVGINFDNMWQKKVPLIDHQLLKSRNEIAHGELVPVDVTLYEQLHKFVIESLEQYKTALENAVALEAYKHSI
- a CDS encoding helix-turn-helix domain-containing protein; this translates as MNLPDELTVVQAAKVTGLQRYTLRDAIHRGDLAARQQKVPGGFKYLIPLEALREFARRRGVQSSLLGLEGEQPALVGESAEAAVPVALVAPSMTAGAVAASAVKPGAQTGEGAYPDPERTSLVNGMPQEMTAEAQALAVDWREFKESTQELIQLLRSLPREEQRADGLLEDRLEQMLQQIVEVQSDVLGLKKGFHQHLSKVEGRVVNLQQSVNGELRTSMERVRQGMNQGLDEFRSGLDAWQHNVDTVFDDMRSTLQEVAASQSDAEMRQAFVHKLSVDNQSTMGEVKKLMVEVSETVGQMVSAQQSGAQTLERRLDDVKASVDGVRRSVDRSTEMIIKWRQKMQMEQSKRGVKGWWNRLWGRSQTPVLSK
- a CDS encoding deoxynucleoside kinase; translated protein: MPEAKVQLVIDGVTGVGKSSLVNILAERLDLVAFSELFEDENQLLHKFFHDRERWAFPMQINFLTNRFKQYREASGTNRAIMDRSIYSDGIFARMYREQGYLTVEEFSVYENLLNSMLEGLTPPRLMVYLKADTDEAIRRIRMRGRDDELTVEREYWAMLNLFYENNYRNYKGGELLTIEVGRLDFVHNPDDREEVLRKIITAYEAAC
- a CDS encoding LysE family translocator, encoding MLALPPSPAQLVQALFSGLLLGVTLALPLGPIAVEVLRNSMRYGFWMGLAVGTGAIIADGFYLLIVQFGLVPLLQQPIIRTVFGLASTIILLLLGYSLFRPGKQVARASSGSVDAVSETAPSHKSGLFPLKALFSGASGSRSKKQAFLNGMILTGLNPFTLTLWIGVGTTAVASWNSTSPFLGLIFIFGILFGQEIWFAAISRLARTRFFQWQMHILPKIQKAFGLLMIGLALATLYWTLTG
- a CDS encoding PspA/IM30 family protein; protein product: MSLFKRLKDLTLSNINALLDKAEDPVKMLDQYLRDMEEDIRDASDAIAKQIAVTKKFEAQYREAEAMVQKRQEDAVKAINAGRDDLARRALEDKKNHETRMNDFKAQFETHSATSEKLKRQLADMRSEFDKLKARRDTLVARANAAKATQQVHDLMGGFDNRSARHGFDRMEEKVASLEAKAEASKELSRGPSASLDDELASLDKGADVDDELAALKRQLGK
- a CDS encoding DUF4178 domain-containing protein; its protein translation is MSLFDRMRRIFESETNAGKPVLRERTLFDLDVNDIVSLDLEDWVIEGKVSYHSLPGWVMYWLKSGRQRQGLLLDRSVPDKAVVITPFAGRTDNVNEVKTEYILDGKHFFLDYNGEGTVDALGLTPIRTGPVMYWQFETDQREIYRIEWQEGRFFHYDGRWIDAFEVSIVAG
- a CDS encoding peptidylprolyl isomerase; the protein is MQKMWKTGVAAVAMMALFTAAGCSSPEDQKKTQEPPQQTSPAKPDSPKSSTAERNNKYQAPPSMQIDPKKQYTATVQTNRGAFKIELLAAEAPKTVNNFVFLAREGYFDGIRFHRIIKDFMIQTGDPMGNGTGGPGYKFADELPPKLSYGPGVVAMANAGPNTNGSQFFICNGEKAKNLNQMPNYTVFGRVIDGMETVLKISDTPVTAGFGGEKSKPAEEIIMERVTIEEK